From a single Arthrobacter sp. SLBN-112 genomic region:
- a CDS encoding nitrilase-related carbon-nitrogen hydrolase produces MAYGPDGGRLAFYRKIHLFDAQGFGESEFIKPGPSPDPVVFECRGVWFGLMTCYDLRFPESARSLADADAQVLLVCSSWMPGEHKTEQWLALNAARAIENSVYVAGVCQAPPVSVGRSVLVDPMGVVETDLGVEPRVRVVEVSLETVGRVRESFPMFRQRRL; encoded by the coding sequence GTGGCTTACGGGCCCGACGGCGGCCGGCTGGCTTTCTACCGGAAGATCCACCTGTTCGACGCGCAGGGCTTCGGGGAGTCGGAGTTCATCAAGCCGGGTCCGTCCCCTGACCCGGTGGTGTTTGAGTGCAGGGGAGTGTGGTTCGGGCTGATGACCTGTTACGACCTGCGGTTCCCTGAGTCGGCCAGGTCACTGGCCGACGCCGACGCGCAGGTCCTGCTGGTCTGCTCGTCCTGGATGCCGGGGGAGCACAAGACGGAGCAGTGGCTGGCGCTGAATGCGGCGCGGGCGATCGAGAACAGCGTGTATGTGGCGGGCGTATGCCAGGCGCCACCTGTGTCAGTGGGGCGGAGTGTGCTGGTGGACCCGATGGGGGTTGTGGAAACGGACCTCGGGGTGGAGCCTCGTGTGAGGGTGGTGGAGGTTTCGCTGGAGACGGTGGGCCGGGTGCGGGAGTCGTTCCCAATGTTCCGGCAGCGGCGGCTGTAG
- a CDS encoding APC family permease, with protein sequence MNEETINPRRTVPRAIMLVALIGGGIFVAVSYVTQLVYPGGVFEDSASAASSIALQIGGQLFGAVFLAGLVVAQFASGLAAQASASRLLYAMGRDSVLPKAVFGRLSEKFHTPTGEPGDHRHHRPDRHLPGRGHVDVVQQLWCLHRLHAGERLGGVPLSALTCSPSWTATRLRWGCPGWCWAWWSWP encoded by the coding sequence GTGAACGAGGAGACCATCAACCCGCGCCGGACCGTGCCGCGCGCCATCATGCTGGTGGCCCTGATCGGCGGCGGCATCTTCGTGGCGGTGTCCTATGTAACCCAGCTGGTATACCCGGGCGGTGTGTTCGAGGACTCGGCCTCCGCGGCGAGCTCCATCGCCCTGCAGATCGGCGGGCAGCTGTTCGGCGCCGTGTTCCTGGCCGGCCTGGTGGTGGCGCAGTTCGCCTCCGGCCTCGCCGCCCAGGCCAGCGCGTCCCGCCTGCTGTACGCGATGGGCCGCGATTCCGTCCTGCCCAAGGCGGTCTTCGGCCGGCTTAGCGAGAAGTTCCACACCCCCACTGGTGAACCTGGTGATCACCGGCATCATCGGCCTGATCGCCATCTTCCTGGACGTGGCCACGTCGACGTCGTTCAGCAACTTTGGTGCCTTCACCGCCTTCACGCTGGTGAACGCCTCGGTGGTGTTCCACTATCTGCGCTTACCTGCTCTCCCAGCTGGACAGCAACGCGATTACGCTGGGGGTGTCCTGGCTGGTGCTGGGCGTGGTGGTCCTGGCCCTGA
- a CDS encoding nitrilase-related carbon-nitrogen hydrolase, translating to MRIALGQLESGTGIRANLAVIDRFAAEAARDGAALVAFPEYATYEKKKVDAAFPAVAEPLDGAVCNELAAIARRHRIALVAGVVETSDEPGRA from the coding sequence GTGAGGATAGCGCTGGGGCAGCTGGAGTCGGGCACCGGCATCCGGGCCAACCTCGCCGTGATCGACCGCTTCGCCGCCGAGGCAGCGCGCGACGGCGCCGCGTTGGTCGCCTTCCCGGAGTACGCCACCTACGAGAAAAAGAAGGTTGACGCGGCCTTCCCCGCGGTCGCCGAGCCGCTGGACGGCGCCGTCTGCAATGAGCTCGCCGCCATTGCCCGCCGCCACCGCATCGCCCTGGTGGCGGGCGTGGTGGAAACTTCGGACGAGCCGGGTAGGGCGTAA